Below is a window of Tolypothrix bouteillei VB521301 DNA.
TCCTTTGGATGGTGCGCGTCGATCTGGGTCAATAATCACGTCAATCACAAATGGACCGGGGAAAGCCATTGCTTTCTCTAATGCTGCTTCGAGGTCTGATTCTCGATCGATCCGGATTCCTTCTGCGCCCATCCCCCGAGCCACTGTTACAAAGTCTGTCTCTGGCATCAATGGATCTGCTCCTGTCAGTCCCAGCATTGCCATGCCTTGATGGCACATATTGTAGCGAGCATCGTTGAGGACTATCCAAATAGCAGGTATTTGGTATTTTACAGCAGTGCTAATTTCGTTGTTCATTAGCATTGCACCATCACCTACAATGGCTACAGACTTGCTATTAGTTGCAAGTGCCGATCCAATGACTCCGGTTACAGCGTGACCCATTGCTCCTACCCCAGTGCTGACCCGGTAACGGTTTGGTTGACCAAATCGCAAGAAGTGCGTTGCCCAAGTAAAGGAGTTACCGCACTCAGCCAAGACGATGGCATCACTACCCTCGACGATGACTTTTTGAATTGCTTGCATTAGCGCTTCCGGTCTCACTGGTGAGTCTTTGCTTGGTTCGAGTGCTTGCTTTTCTGGGCGTGGTAGCTGAAAAGCTTTTATACCCGCACTGGCAATCAGATGCTCGTGCTGTAAGAGTGCTTGTAAGAAAGTTTTAATATCAGATTGGATAGCAAAGGTTTCAGCTTTTGAGTAAGCTACGCCAGGTACTGCGGGATCGATGTCTACGTGTATAAAGCCTCCTGGCGGAACCAATGCTTGATTCCAGAAAGAAGTCGGTTCGCTCAAACGCGAGCCTAACACAAGAGTGCGGAAAGGTGTTTGCTGCTGCATATACGACAACACGGAACCGTGACCGCCCAAACCTGTGACACCCACAAACTGGGGATGATCTTCGCTGAAAATGCCTTTGCCACGGGGGGAACACATAACTGCAGCCCCTGTGATTTCGGCCAGCTGGCGAACTTCTTCTGCTGCGTGACGAGCACCAAAACCCAACCAAATGGCAAAGGGTCCTTCTGATAGCAGTTCTGCTGCCCTTAAAATAGTTTCTCTGCTAGGTGTTAGTTTAGAGGAGTAAACTCCTTGATATGTTGGTATTTCCTCTAGTGGAGATGTTTGTATGGCGGTGGGGATACTCAAATGAGCAACGAACCCTCCGGGTTGCGACAAACCCAAAGCCAGTTTGCGAAAAATCTGTGGCAGTTGTGCGGGGCTTTCCACAGTTGTTGCGTAGTTGAACAGCGTTCCTGATGTAAAAATTCCATCAGTGGGTAACGTTTCGTTACTGGTTTCTTGAATAGCCCACTTTCCGCGTTGTGGTGCTGAGGTGTACGCTGAGAGTAAAATGACTTTCGCACCTTCACCACGGGCAGCAAATAAACCAGTGAGGGCGTTGGTAATACCCGGTCCTGCTGTGGTGAATACAACTGCGGGACGACCCGTAGCAAAGTAAGCTTCAGTCGCTGCAAAGGCAGCTCCTGATTCGTGTCGAACATTTAAGACTTGGAGAAGACTGTTGGATAGTGAACCCCAAAGAGTAGCCATCGCTCCTCCAGCAACTCCGTAAGCGTGGGTGATTCCCAATGCTTCCATCATTCTGGCGATCGCATCCGCTACTGTTAGCGATCGCTGTGGTTGTTCCACAATCGATACAGCTTTGGATCTGTCGAGTCCAAGTTCTCTAGATTCGGACTCGCTATTATTTAGTGCGGTTTCTACACAGCCACTTGGTTGATATACCTCGTATGGCTGAGTGCCGTTGTTAGAGGTTTTTTGAGTATAATTTTGTCTCATTGCTCCTACATACTCCCTGAATCATGGAGAAGGTGCCAGTTAGCTTATCCAGACTGCGCTTTCACTCGCAGCCTCAAACTTGTGTCATGCCAAAGTCTGCTTTTTCTTCTAAACGATTCACCAAAATTGGTAAATGCCGAGCACGGTTTGTCACCGTTTTCTTGATAGTAAATAAATCTTTACGTTCAAGGTAAACAATCAAGGCTGTGCTTATGGAAACAAGACTACAGAAGCGCAAGACCTTGCTGCAATGAATAATCTTTTGATCGGGTTATCAATTTTTTTGCTCTCTGATTGTGCTCATTTTAACGCCGACTAAGAAGCGTCTGTACAATTTTCTCTATCCTCTGGAAATTGCGTACTTATAAAATATCTATTCAATTTTTGAAATATATCTAAGGTTAGGAATGCCACGCAAAAACTTTATGTGGTGGACGTTGCTCATCATACAAGGCTTAGATGTTGTTACTGCTTGGAGAAGATTGCTATATCTGCCAGATGATGGATGACAAATCAAAATTATGTTTAAATGTAAGAGGGCAAAAAAAGAGTTTTCACTCTTGATGGAAGTAT
It encodes the following:
- the scyA gene encoding scytonemin biosynthesis protein ScyA (ScyA, a thiamin diphosphate-dependent enzyme, performs an acyloin condensation during scytonemin biosythesis. It joins a molecule of indole-3-pyruvate to one of para-hydroxyphenylpyruvic acid.), with protein sequence MRQNYTQKTSNNGTQPYEVYQPSGCVETALNNSESESRELGLDRSKAVSIVEQPQRSLTVADAIARMMEALGITHAYGVAGGAMATLWGSLSNSLLQVLNVRHESGAAFAATEAYFATGRPAVVFTTAGPGITNALTGLFAARGEGAKVILLSAYTSAPQRGKWAIQETSNETLPTDGIFTSGTLFNYATTVESPAQLPQIFRKLALGLSQPGGFVAHLSIPTAIQTSPLEEIPTYQGVYSSKLTPSRETILRAAELLSEGPFAIWLGFGARHAAEEVRQLAEITGAAVMCSPRGKGIFSEDHPQFVGVTGLGGHGSVLSYMQQQTPFRTLVLGSRLSEPTSFWNQALVPPGGFIHVDIDPAVPGVAYSKAETFAIQSDIKTFLQALLQHEHLIASAGIKAFQLPRPEKQALEPSKDSPVRPEALMQAIQKVIVEGSDAIVLAECGNSFTWATHFLRFGQPNRYRVSTGVGAMGHAVTGVIGSALATNSKSVAIVGDGAMLMNNEISTAVKYQIPAIWIVLNDARYNMCHQGMAMLGLTGADPLMPETDFVTVARGMGAEGIRIDRESDLEAALEKAMAFPGPFVIDVIIDPDRRAPSKGRNAGLAAQGVKSAPAEKTAISFPNV